A region of Streptomyces paludis DNA encodes the following proteins:
- a CDS encoding COG1470 family protein: MSVTASLDAASVTAEPGGRTDVPLQILNSGSTVEEYRFEVIGACAAWATVEPPALSLYPGATGTVSLRLSLPRDPSVPAGETPFGVRVTPTSDPGAAVVPEGTVSVAPFTEVTSELVPRGSSGAYRGRHQLAVDNRGNAPVTVRLTGTTGTERATVELATAELLIPSGRADFAKLSVRPAGRIWRGTPVTHTFQAFVTPVVAEGREAPEPLTLDGSYEQQAILPRWLPRALILAAAVLIALVGLWYALLRPAVKSAAREAITPEVVASAVAKSPSASGGSGNGVDGTGDPDGGGAGNEGGAAGPSPSPSTGSGTGTGGGGAGAGAANAPGTPTSARVEVKDAVGGAPSTGSAYKVPGGSVFALTDIVVQNPQGDAGTLTVLSGDAPILRLALENFRDSDYHFVTPILVASGEEVTMTVDCRQVGRPVKAPTPASCSQSLLVGGTLRPTIEAAD; this comes from the coding sequence ATGAGTGTTACGGCCAGCCTCGACGCAGCGTCCGTCACCGCAGAGCCGGGCGGTCGGACGGATGTCCCCCTACAGATCCTCAATTCCGGCAGCACGGTCGAGGAGTACCGCTTCGAGGTGATCGGAGCGTGTGCGGCCTGGGCGACGGTGGAACCCCCCGCTCTCTCGCTCTATCCGGGCGCCACCGGTACGGTCTCTCTCCGGCTGAGCTTGCCGCGCGACCCGTCGGTGCCGGCGGGGGAGACGCCCTTCGGGGTACGGGTGACCCCGACGAGCGACCCGGGCGCGGCGGTGGTGCCCGAGGGCACGGTGAGCGTCGCGCCGTTCACCGAGGTCACCTCGGAGCTGGTGCCGCGCGGTTCGAGCGGCGCGTACCGGGGCCGCCACCAGCTCGCCGTCGACAACCGCGGCAACGCGCCCGTGACCGTACGGCTGACCGGCACGACCGGCACCGAGCGCGCCACGGTCGAACTCGCCACCGCCGAGCTGCTGATCCCCTCCGGGCGCGCCGACTTCGCGAAGCTGTCGGTGCGCCCGGCCGGCCGGATCTGGCGCGGGACCCCGGTCACCCACACGTTCCAGGCGTTCGTGACACCGGTGGTGGCGGAGGGCCGGGAGGCGCCCGAGCCGCTGACGCTGGACGGTTCGTACGAGCAGCAGGCGATCCTGCCGCGCTGGCTGCCGCGCGCCCTCATCCTCGCGGCGGCCGTGCTGATCGCGCTGGTCGGGCTCTGGTACGCGCTGCTGCGGCCGGCCGTGAAGTCGGCGGCCAGGGAGGCGATCACCCCGGAGGTCGTCGCGTCGGCCGTGGCGAAGTCCCCGTCCGCGAGCGGTGGTTCGGGCAACGGCGTGGACGGGACCGGCGATCCCGACGGTGGCGGCGCCGGGAACGAGGGCGGGGCCGCCGGTCCGTCCCCGTCTCCCAGCACAGGCTCAGGTACGGGTACGGGCGGCGGCGGCGCGGGCGCGGGGGCCGCGAACGCCCCCGGCACCCCCACCAGCGCCCGCGTCGAGGTCAAGGACGCCGTCGGCGGCGCGCCGAGCACCGGCTCGGCCTACAAGGTGCCGGGCGGCAGTGTCTTCGCGCTCACCGACATCGTCGTCCAGAACCCGCAGGGCGACGCGGGTACGCTCACCGTCCTCAGCGGCGACGCGCCCATCCTCCGGCTCGCGCTGGAGAACTTCCGCGACTCCGACTACCACTTCGTCACCCCGATCCTCGTGGCGTCCGGCGAGGAGGTCACGATGACGGTCGACTGCCGGCAGGTCGGCAGGCCGGTGAAGGCCCCGACGCCGGCGAGCTGCTCGCAGTCGCTGCTGGTGGGCGGCACACTGCGGCCCACCATCGAGGCGGCCGACTAG
- a CDS encoding helix-turn-helix transcriptional regulator, with product MTERTIVGLRAQDPISQAGVASQLRTRPEVTLTGFDDEEPAPQVIVVVVDVIDEEALRMLRAIQRGGTARGVLVATEIDEQKLVSAAECGVAGVIRRAEATPDHLVRVIVSVAKGEGHVPADLLGRLLEQVGRLQGQVLGPRGLHFTGLSSREMDVLRLIAEGYDTAEIATKLAYSERTIKNVLHAVMTRLQLRNRSHAVAYALRQGLI from the coding sequence ATGACAGAACGCACGATCGTCGGTTTGCGGGCGCAGGATCCGATCTCCCAGGCGGGAGTGGCCAGCCAATTGCGGACCAGACCGGAGGTGACACTGACCGGCTTCGATGACGAGGAACCCGCGCCCCAGGTGATTGTCGTCGTGGTGGATGTGATCGACGAGGAAGCCCTGCGCATGCTGCGCGCCATTCAGCGCGGCGGCACCGCGCGCGGAGTGCTGGTGGCCACCGAGATCGACGAACAGAAGCTGGTCAGCGCGGCGGAGTGCGGGGTGGCCGGGGTGATCCGGCGCGCGGAGGCGACGCCGGATCATCTGGTCCGGGTGATCGTGTCCGTGGCAAAGGGCGAAGGGCATGTGCCCGCCGATCTTCTCGGCCGGCTGCTGGAGCAGGTGGGGCGGTTGCAGGGCCAGGTACTCGGACCGCGCGGCCTGCACTTCACCGGCCTTTCTTCGCGGGAGATGGATGTACTGCGGCTGATCGCCGAGGGGTACGACACCGCGGAGATCGCGACGAAGCTCGCGTACTCCGAACGCACGATAAAGAACGTCCTGCACGCGGTCATGACCAGGCTGCAATTACGTAATCGATCTCATGCGGTCGCCTACGCGTTGCGCCAGGGGCTGATCTGA
- a CDS encoding ATP-binding protein: MAEHTSADGQLRDLLAAAVRIEQRVRRAVEARRRTDPQPDDEFRGLYLTQETVRRLLEEGRPFPAPEPEPVPGEALPDIPLAELRREFGLTALDVEILLIALVPDLDDRFEAFYGYLNDDVTRRRPSIGLALGLCGLTPADAAARARLGPYAPLRAGGLLLVEEADRPFLSRALRVPDRVTAHLLGDRTTDPRLADLLAPWHPVEGVGDAKALAGAVDSGVLLAYLREDQGGAGTALAATALALTGRGVLGLDLARLAADPTPVEAVRALVREGRLTGAGLVCAPVDALAREHPALLRLLTDSPLPTVLVGRVPWDAGWSAAGPPLPLRAPRVEPAVRARLWREAYPGPAPLPPDLDISLLLSPFLLTPDQIEGAARGAAQTAALSDGPVAAADVRRGARAQNAAGLDRLARRIEPSVGWSDLVLPADAHAQLRELTARARYRDQVLGTWGMRPGGGRGRGVSALFAGDSGTGKTMSAEVIAADLGLDLYTVDLATVIDKYVGETEKNLERIFSEAAGVNGVLLFDEADAIFGKRSDVKDAHDRYANVESAYLLQRMESFDGLAILATNLRANLDDAFTRRLDLVIDFPIPDADHRRLLWDRALGSTLPRSPSLDLDFCADSFELAGGNIRSIAITAAYLSAASGTPVTMPTLIHAIQREYQKLGRLTLASEFGEYLSLLT, translated from the coding sequence ATGGCTGAACACACCTCTGCCGACGGCCAGTTGCGGGACCTCCTGGCCGCCGCCGTACGGATCGAGCAGCGCGTCCGCCGGGCGGTGGAGGCGCGGCGGCGGACCGATCCGCAGCCCGACGACGAGTTCCGGGGGCTGTATCTGACACAGGAGACGGTCCGGCGACTGTTGGAGGAGGGCAGACCCTTCCCGGCGCCGGAACCGGAACCGGTCCCGGGCGAGGCTCTTCCGGACATCCCGCTGGCTGAGCTGCGGCGGGAGTTCGGACTGACCGCGCTGGACGTGGAGATCCTGCTGATCGCGCTCGTACCGGATCTGGACGACCGGTTCGAGGCGTTCTACGGCTATCTCAACGACGATGTCACCCGGCGCCGCCCGAGCATCGGCCTGGCGCTCGGCCTGTGCGGTCTGACCCCGGCGGACGCGGCGGCCCGCGCCCGGCTGGGCCCGTACGCGCCGCTGCGGGCGGGCGGGCTGCTGCTGGTGGAGGAGGCGGACCGGCCGTTCCTGAGCCGCGCGCTGCGCGTCCCCGACCGGGTCACGGCGCATCTGCTGGGCGACCGTACGACGGACCCGAGGCTGGCCGATCTGCTGGCGCCGTGGCACCCGGTGGAGGGGGTGGGCGACGCGAAGGCGCTGGCCGGGGCGGTGGATTCCGGCGTACTCCTGGCGTATCTGCGGGAGGACCAGGGGGGCGCGGGCACGGCGCTGGCCGCGACGGCGCTGGCCCTGACGGGCCGGGGTGTGCTGGGTCTGGACCTGGCGCGGCTGGCCGCGGACCCCACGCCGGTGGAGGCGGTGCGGGCGCTCGTACGGGAGGGCAGGCTGACGGGCGCGGGGCTGGTGTGCGCGCCGGTGGACGCGCTGGCCCGCGAACACCCGGCGCTGCTGCGGCTGCTGACGGACAGTCCGCTCCCGACGGTGCTGGTGGGCCGGGTCCCGTGGGACGCCGGGTGGTCGGCGGCGGGCCCGCCGCTGCCGCTGCGGGCGCCCCGGGTGGAACCGGCCGTACGGGCGAGGCTCTGGCGCGAGGCGTACCCGGGCCCGGCGCCGCTCCCGCCGGACCTGGACATCAGCCTGCTGCTCTCCCCCTTCCTGCTGACCCCGGACCAGATCGAGGGCGCGGCCCGGGGGGCGGCCCAGACGGCGGCGCTGTCGGACGGCCCGGTGGCCGCGGCGGATGTCCGCCGGGGCGCCCGCGCGCAGAACGCGGCGGGCCTGGACCGGCTGGCGCGCCGTATCGAACCGTCGGTCGGCTGGTCCGACCTGGTCCTGCCCGCCGATGCCCACGCCCAGCTCCGCGAGCTGACGGCTCGCGCCCGCTACCGCGATCAGGTCCTCGGTACGTGGGGCATGCGCCCGGGCGGCGGCCGGGGCCGGGGCGTCTCGGCGCTGTTCGCGGGCGATTCGGGTACGGGGAAGACGATGTCGGCGGAGGTCATCGCGGCGGACCTGGGGCTGGACCTGTACACCGTCGATCTGGCGACGGTCATCGACAAGTACGTGGGCGAGACGGAGAAAAACCTCGAACGCATCTTCTCCGAGGCGGCCGGGGTCAACGGTGTCCTCCTCTTCGACGAGGCCGACGCCATCTTCGGCAAACGCTCCGACGTCAAGGACGCCCACGACCGCTACGCGAATGTTGAGAGCGCGTATCTGCTCCAGCGCATGGAGTCCTTCGACGGTCTGGCCATCCTCGCCACCAACCTCCGCGCCAACCTGGACGACGCCTTCACCCGCCGGCTGGACCTGGTGATCGACTTCCCGATCCCGGACGCGGACCACCGCCGCCTGCTGTGGGACCGCGCCCTGGGCAGCACCCTCCCCCGGTCCCCCTCCCTGGACCTGGACTTCTGCGCGGACTCCTTCGAACTGGCGGGCGGCAATATCCGCTCGATCGCGATCACGGCCGCGTATCTGTCGGCGGCGTCGGGCACTCCGGTGACGATGCCGACCTTGATCCACGCGATCCAGCGGGAGTACCAGAAGCTGGGCCGGCTGACGCTGGCGTCGGAGTTCGGCGAGTACCTGAGCCTGCTGACGTAG
- a CDS encoding eCIS core domain-containing protein — MPGHERRHGSGSGPEHNHEHEHDESVRPRGDTDAHDGGGTARLFRAAVAGRSDVVGTAGMTSLQRAVGNRAAGAVLSRNATAAGSGAAHAPEETADETAEERSPVHDVISTGGSPLDTDTRTDMESRMGADFSDVRVHTDSAAHESAKAVGAHAYTVGHHVVFQRDSYDPSSSAGRTTLAHELTHVVQQRNGPVEGAAAPGGIRVSDPSDRFEREATANAERVMSSAPDPAPVAGPAPAAPAPSVQSLAAGPSVPSVQREAAEDEDEEPADVQGSFVQREAEGAEEEEEEPPA; from the coding sequence ATGCCCGGACACGAACGGCGGCACGGCTCGGGAAGCGGCCCGGAACACAACCATGAGCACGAGCACGACGAGTCCGTACGGCCCCGGGGCGACACGGACGCCCACGACGGCGGCGGAACGGCGCGGCTGTTCCGGGCGGCGGTCGCCGGACGGTCCGATGTCGTCGGTACGGCGGGGATGACGAGCCTGCAACGCGCGGTGGGCAACAGAGCGGCCGGGGCGGTGCTCAGCAGGAACGCTACGGCAGCGGGGTCCGGGGCGGCGCACGCGCCCGAGGAGACGGCGGACGAGACGGCGGAGGAGCGTTCGCCCGTCCATGACGTGATCTCCACCGGCGGCTCGCCGCTGGACACCGACACCCGTACGGACATGGAGAGCCGGATGGGCGCCGACTTCTCCGACGTACGGGTACACACGGACTCGGCGGCGCACGAGTCGGCGAAGGCGGTCGGGGCGCACGCGTACACCGTCGGCCACCATGTCGTCTTCCAGCGCGACAGCTACGACCCGTCCTCGTCCGCCGGGCGCACCACGCTGGCGCACGAGCTGACGCATGTGGTGCAGCAGCGCAACGGCCCGGTCGAGGGCGCGGCGGCGCCGGGCGGTATCCGGGTGAGCGATCCGTCCGACCGCTTCGAGCGGGAGGCCACGGCGAACGCCGAGCGGGTCATGTCGTCCGCCCCCGACCCGGCGCCGGTGGCCGGCCCCGCGCCGGCGGCGCCCGCTCCGTCCGTACAGTCCCTGGCGGCCGGGCCGTCGGTGCCGTCCGTGCAGCGGGAGGCGGCGGAGGACGAGGACGAGGAACCGGCGGATGTGCAGGGCTCGTTCGTGCAGCGGGAGGCGGAGGGGGCCGAGGAGGAGGAAGAGGAGCCACCGGCCTGA
- a CDS encoding undecaprenyl-diphosphate phosphatase has protein sequence MSWFESFVLGLVQGLTEFLPISSSAHLRLTAAFAGWQDPGAAFTAISQIGTEAAVLIYFRKDIARILSAWFRSLTDKEMRRDQDARMGWLVIVGSIPIGVLGVTLKDQINGPFRDLRLIAVTLIVMGLVLGFADRLAARDETGARHRVAKERKSLKELSVRDGLIFGFCQAMALVPGVSRSGATISGGLLMGYTREAAARYSFLLAIPAVLASGAYELKDVGEGHVEWGPTIFATVIAFAVGYAVIAWFMKYITTKSFMPFVIYRVLLGIALFVLVGTDTLSPHAGESAG, from the coding sequence ATGTCTTGGTTCGAATCATTCGTCCTCGGGCTTGTCCAGGGACTGACCGAGTTCCTGCCCATCTCGTCCAGCGCGCATCTGCGGCTGACCGCGGCGTTCGCCGGCTGGCAGGATCCGGGGGCGGCGTTCACCGCGATCTCCCAGATCGGCACGGAGGCGGCCGTCCTGATCTATTTCAGGAAGGACATCGCGCGGATCCTCTCCGCCTGGTTCCGTTCCCTGACGGACAAGGAGATGCGCCGGGACCAGGACGCGCGGATGGGGTGGCTGGTCATCGTCGGGTCGATCCCGATCGGGGTCCTCGGTGTCACCCTCAAGGACCAGATCAACGGCCCGTTCCGGGATCTGCGGCTGATCGCGGTCACGCTGATCGTGATGGGGCTCGTCCTCGGCTTCGCGGACCGGCTGGCGGCGCGCGACGAGACGGGCGCGCGGCACCGGGTCGCCAAGGAGCGCAAGTCGCTGAAGGAGCTGAGCGTCCGGGACGGTCTGATCTTCGGCTTCTGCCAGGCCATGGCGCTGGTCCCGGGCGTGTCCCGCTCCGGCGCGACGATCAGCGGCGGTCTGCTGATGGGCTACACGCGTGAGGCGGCGGCGCGCTACTCGTTCCTGCTGGCGATTCCGGCGGTGCTGGCCTCGGGCGCGTACGAACTGAAGGACGTGGGCGAAGGGCATGTGGAGTGGGGGCCGACGATCTTCGCGACGGTGATCGCGTTCGCGGTGGGATACGCGGTCATCGCGTGGTTCATGAAATACATCACCACCAAGAGCTTCATGCCGTTCGTGATCTACCGCGTGCTGCTGGGCATCGCCCTGTTCGTGCTGGTCGGGACGGACACGCTGAGCCCGCACGCGGGCGAGTCGGCGGGCTGA
- a CDS encoding VWA domain-containing protein encodes MLPFALLLLVAGSVTGSAAEPPDPANPVTPAVVAERLDPGGSLAVEKRVLTPEIPPKPDIVLLVDGTGSMGDAIGRIQDDLSDITEKVRAAQPDSRFAVTAFGDQQVDGDRVFTLHQGLTYDLDAVKRGVDDLTFDRGANSMGPAEDWINGLWQIAHGSGGGTVFREDASPIIVLIGDASSHNPSMGHYLDDTIPALQNAGIRVVGVDIDTPIGDGLNGTGFANNPNFPNQRDIPPIDPGQADRVIRETNGKMIEGVDSDAVVEAIVEGLSNLPTAVGHQLDACDSALTVTLTPPVRTVTSGGVADFAETVEVAADAPQGTRLTCTVQFVVGAGGAPGTESVGANAVADPELIQTITIDVNDVGAPVVTVDNRTVRTTNPGGVRVEFTATAEDAVDGPLPVVCVPASGSLFPVGRTGVTCSATDAAGNTGTAEATVEVLQDPLPPPPPTTPPPTPAPPTPVPPAPPAPTPVPPTADVSVRVGITPATTYAGRVATARFTLANAGPETATGVVLTTAWPKTPNAADRTLARLTRCTTAAPCIIPAGGRIEVTQRARYRTAVNAEVHGTAIATLPDRRPENNTARARLRVLQPRLTVVPAVVEPGQVVVARGTDFPPGVRVGLSWSAGITAAAGQPVVTGRDGTFEAQVLVLRKDVLGPRRLRTGVSDLDRLERPVLVVPRTLQPPDFAGRG; translated from the coding sequence GTGCTGCCCTTCGCACTGCTGCTGCTGGTCGCGGGGAGTGTGACCGGCTCGGCGGCCGAGCCGCCCGATCCCGCGAACCCGGTCACACCGGCGGTGGTGGCGGAGCGGCTCGACCCGGGCGGATCGCTCGCGGTGGAGAAGCGGGTGCTGACACCGGAGATCCCGCCGAAGCCGGACATCGTGCTACTGGTGGACGGCACAGGCAGTATGGGGGACGCGATCGGGCGGATTCAGGACGATCTCTCCGACATCACCGAGAAGGTACGGGCGGCGCAGCCCGACTCCCGCTTCGCCGTCACCGCCTTCGGCGACCAACAGGTGGACGGCGACCGGGTGTTCACCCTGCATCAGGGGCTGACGTACGACCTCGACGCGGTGAAGCGCGGTGTCGACGACCTCACCTTCGACCGCGGCGCCAACAGCATGGGCCCGGCGGAGGACTGGATCAACGGTCTGTGGCAGATCGCGCACGGCAGTGGTGGCGGGACCGTGTTCCGCGAGGACGCGAGCCCCATCATCGTCCTGATCGGTGACGCCTCCAGTCACAACCCGAGCATGGGGCACTACCTCGACGACACGATCCCCGCGCTCCAGAACGCCGGCATCCGGGTGGTGGGCGTCGACATCGACACCCCGATCGGTGACGGTCTCAACGGCACGGGCTTCGCCAACAACCCGAATTTCCCGAACCAGCGGGACATCCCGCCGATCGACCCCGGCCAGGCCGACCGTGTCATCCGGGAGACCAACGGCAAGATGATCGAGGGTGTGGACTCGGACGCGGTCGTGGAGGCGATCGTGGAGGGCCTCAGCAATCTCCCCACCGCCGTCGGCCATCAACTGGACGCCTGCGACTCCGCGTTGACGGTGACCCTCACTCCGCCCGTACGGACCGTGACCAGTGGGGGCGTCGCCGACTTCGCCGAGACGGTCGAGGTCGCCGCGGACGCCCCGCAGGGGACACGGCTCACCTGCACGGTCCAGTTCGTGGTGGGCGCGGGCGGCGCGCCGGGCACGGAGAGTGTGGGCGCGAACGCCGTGGCCGACCCGGAGCTGATCCAGACGATCACCATCGATGTGAACGACGTCGGGGCGCCCGTCGTCACCGTCGACAACCGTACGGTCAGGACGACCAATCCCGGCGGTGTCCGCGTCGAGTTCACCGCCACCGCCGAGGACGCCGTGGACGGCCCGCTGCCGGTCGTGTGCGTCCCCGCGTCCGGCTCGCTCTTCCCGGTCGGCCGTACGGGGGTGACCTGCTCGGCCACCGACGCGGCCGGCAACACCGGCACGGCGGAGGCGACCGTCGAGGTGCTCCAGGACCCGCTCCCGCCGCCCCCGCCCACCACACCGCCCCCGACCCCGGCGCCGCCCACGCCCGTACCGCCGGCGCCGCCCGCGCCAACTCCCGTACCGCCGACGGCCGATGTGTCCGTACGGGTCGGGATCACACCCGCCACCACCTACGCGGGCCGCGTGGCCACCGCCCGCTTCACACTCGCCAACGCGGGTCCGGAGACGGCCACCGGGGTCGTCCTGACCACCGCCTGGCCGAAGACACCGAACGCGGCGGACCGTACGCTCGCGCGGCTGACACGCTGCACCACCGCCGCGCCCTGCATCATCCCGGCGGGCGGCCGGATCGAGGTCACCCAGCGGGCCAGATACCGGACGGCCGTCAACGCCGAGGTCCACGGGACGGCCATCGCGACACTGCCCGACCGCAGACCGGAGAACAACACCGCGCGGGCCCGCCTCCGGGTCCTCCAGCCGAGGCTGACGGTCGTGCCGGCCGTCGTCGAGCCGGGGCAGGTGGTGGTGGCGCGGGGCACGGACTTCCCGCCGGGCGTACGCGTGGGGCTGTCCTGGAGCGCGGGGATCACCGCGGCGGCCGGCCAACCGGTGGTGACGGGCCGGGACGGGACGTTCGAGGCGCAGGTGCTGGTGCTGCGCAAGGACGTGCTGGGCCCGCGGCGGCTCCGTACGGGCGTCAGCGACCTGGACCGGCTGGAGCGACCGGTGCTGGTGGTCCCGCGCACACTCCAGCCGCCGGACTTCGCGGGCCGCGGATGA
- a CDS encoding class I SAM-dependent methyltransferase: protein MTQDELWDRETADRYDTPGVGVFSDEVLGPTVDRLVELAGEGKVLEFAVGTGRVAVPLVRRGVDVAGVEMSAAMIDQLRTKVDEAALPVVVGDMATARVPGVFQLVYLVYNTISNLLTQAEQVACFRNAARHLAPGGRFVVELWVPELRKLPPGQPAVVWEAQAGYIGLDTYDVLRQQVVSHHFRFGAGSREARLFRSPHRYIWLAELDLMGQLAGFELESRHADWDRSEFTAESRSHVSVYRLPSV from the coding sequence ATGACACAGGACGAACTCTGGGACCGTGAGACCGCCGACCGATACGACACGCCCGGCGTCGGTGTCTTCTCGGACGAGGTGCTGGGGCCCACTGTGGATCGGCTGGTTGAACTTGCCGGGGAAGGGAAGGTGTTGGAGTTCGCTGTTGGTACGGGGCGGGTCGCCGTGCCGCTCGTGCGGCGTGGGGTGGACGTTGCTGGGGTGGAGATGTCTGCGGCCATGATCGACCAGCTGCGTACCAAGGTGGACGAGGCGGCGCTTCCGGTTGTTGTGGGGGATATGGCGACCGCGCGCGTCCCCGGGGTGTTCCAGCTCGTCTATCTCGTCTACAACACCATCTCCAACCTCCTCACCCAGGCCGAGCAGGTCGCCTGCTTCCGTAACGCCGCCCGTCATCTCGCGCCCGGCGGGCGTTTCGTCGTCGAGCTGTGGGTTCCTGAGCTGCGGAAGCTGCCGCCCGGGCAGCCGGCCGTGGTGTGGGAGGCGCAGGCCGGTTACATCGGGCTGGATACGTATGACGTGCTGCGGCAGCAGGTCGTGTCGCACCACTTCCGGTTCGGTGCGGGCAGCCGGGAGGCGCGGCTGTTCCGCAGTCCGCACCGGTATATCTGGCTGGCCGAGCTGGATCTCATGGGGCAGCTCGCCGGATTCGAGCTGGAGTCCCGGCATGCCGACTGGGACCGGTCCGAGTTCACCGCCGAGTCGCGCTCGCATGTCTCTGTCTATCGGCTGCCGTCCGTGTAG
- a CDS encoding DUF397 domain-containing protein, whose product MNREREDLFTASLDGQWVTSSLSGPNGDACVRVMKIAGGFAVDDSKSPDRPPLRYTHAQMRAFLLAVEAGAFDQSVQAPPRP is encoded by the coding sequence GTGAATCGGGAGAGAGAAGACCTCTTCACCGCCTCGCTCGACGGCCAGTGGGTGACGTCCAGCCTGAGCGGTCCCAACGGCGACGCCTGCGTTCGCGTCATGAAGATAGCGGGCGGCTTCGCCGTCGATGACTCCAAGAGTCCCGACCGGCCGCCCCTGCGCTACACCCACGCCCAGATGCGCGCCTTTCTCCTCGCGGTCGAGGCCGGCGCGTTCGATCAGTCGGTGCAGGCCCCACCAAGGCCATGA
- a CDS encoding DUF4255 domain-containing protein yields the protein MIHEVDDALRTLLRAEVLEGAQISVVFDAPTRDWAAKVNAPTVNLYLYDIREDIRRRERGLHNEYEGAAVVARRRPPRFFKLSYLITAWTKRPEDEHRLLSSLLICLLRYEALPPERVTGTLADIGAAVPMSIALPPPEDRSFADVWSALGGELKPSLDLVVSVPVTASPTYPAGPPVRDEGLRVVFGDHTPEGRGGGGGLPVYGGGRGGGPGEKETPAAPAGRPGLSVRITETHGTDG from the coding sequence GTGATTCACGAGGTGGACGACGCCCTGCGGACCCTGCTGCGGGCGGAGGTGCTGGAGGGCGCGCAGATCTCCGTGGTGTTCGACGCGCCGACGCGCGACTGGGCGGCCAAGGTGAACGCGCCGACGGTCAATCTGTATCTCTACGACATCCGCGAGGACATCCGGCGGCGCGAGCGCGGGCTGCACAACGAGTACGAAGGAGCCGCGGTCGTGGCCCGCCGCCGCCCGCCGCGCTTCTTCAAGCTGTCCTATCTGATCACCGCCTGGACCAAGCGCCCGGAGGACGAACACCGGCTGCTGTCCTCGCTCCTGATCTGCCTGCTGCGGTACGAGGCGCTGCCGCCGGAGCGGGTGACGGGCACACTGGCGGACATCGGGGCGGCCGTACCGATGTCGATCGCGCTGCCGCCGCCGGAGGACCGCTCCTTCGCGGATGTGTGGAGCGCGCTGGGCGGCGAGTTGAAGCCGTCGCTGGACCTGGTGGTCAGTGTGCCGGTGACGGCGTCGCCGACGTATCCGGCGGGCCCGCCGGTACGGGACGAGGGGCTGCGCGTGGTGTTCGGGGACCACACGCCGGAGGGGCGCGGCGGCGGGGGCGGGCTGCCGGTGTACGGAGGGGGCAGGGGCGGCGGGCCGGGGGAGAAGGAGACCCCGGCCGCACCCGCCGGAAGGCCGGGGCTGTCGGTACGCATCACGGAAACACACGGCACCGATGGCTGA
- a CDS encoding helix-turn-helix domain-containing protein, translating into MSASGNTNALTALRAFGDELRRLRTGAGFRTQESAAAKLKCSQSKVSYVEAGKRWPDDDLLRKMFRVYGVDASTQADIRASVRAGQSLGRPWWDTAESREVFPGTSMQFFALEDVAETMWVHSGNYVPGLLQTRAYIEALVEFGQREESAAHRRLFVEARLKRQHVLARQHPPTLHAFVLEAALRVVVGGRDVMREQLGSLRAAVQRPHVTLRVVPFSAGAAATLGAPFQVYDFPGADRRSVTVRETSRSDEVTDEEGVVEQMRRRFVELAAAACSPEESVQLLEGIEKEL; encoded by the coding sequence GTGTCAGCGAGCGGCAACACCAACGCTCTTACCGCCCTCCGGGCTTTCGGTGACGAGCTGCGGCGGCTGCGGACCGGGGCCGGATTCCGGACTCAGGAGTCGGCTGCGGCGAAGCTCAAGTGTTCGCAGAGCAAAGTCAGTTACGTCGAGGCCGGCAAGCGGTGGCCGGACGATGACCTGCTCAGGAAGATGTTCCGTGTGTACGGGGTGGACGCGTCCACCCAGGCCGATATCAGGGCCTCCGTCCGGGCCGGGCAGTCTCTCGGGCGGCCGTGGTGGGACACGGCGGAGTCCCGGGAGGTCTTCCCCGGTACGAGCATGCAGTTCTTCGCGCTGGAGGACGTCGCCGAGACGATGTGGGTGCACTCCGGCAACTACGTGCCCGGACTGCTTCAGACCCGGGCCTATATCGAGGCGCTCGTCGAGTTCGGCCAGCGCGAGGAGAGCGCGGCCCACCGTCGTCTCTTCGTCGAGGCGAGGCTCAAGCGGCAGCATGTGCTGGCACGGCAACACCCGCCCACGCTCCACGCTTTCGTCCTTGAGGCCGCGCTGCGCGTGGTCGTCGGCGGTCGCGACGTCATGCGGGAGCAGCTCGGCAGCCTGCGGGCCGCGGTGCAGCGGCCCCATGTCACGCTTCGGGTGGTCCCCTTCTCGGCCGGTGCCGCCGCGACGCTCGGAGCCCCGTTCCAGGTCTACGACTTTCCGGGGGCGGACCGCCGCAGCGTCACCGTTCGTGAGACCTCGCGCAGTGACGAGGTGACCGACGAGGAGGGCGTGGTCGAACAGATGCGCCGTCGGTTTGTGGAGCTGGCGGCGGCCGCCTGTAGCCCGGAGGAATCCGTGCAACTGCTGGAAGGGATCGAGAAGGAACTGTGA